The Sporosarcina ureae genomic sequence TATTGGCTAACCGATATACATCCAAATGATTGAAAGGGTAATCCCCTTCATACTGCTTGATAATCGTAAAAGTAGGACTACTGACCGTCCGTGTGACGCCCATTGCTTTTGCAAGCGCTTTTGTGAATGTTGTCTTACCAGCTCCGAGATCGCCCTCAAGTGTCAGAACATCAGGAGGTCTTAGATAGCTACCAATCTTGGCAGCTAAATTCTCCATCTCTACAACAGACTTAATTTCTTTCTTCCACACAGCCAACTCACCCTTCTCTTCCTATTATAGTACTAGTGTACAGAAAAACCTTGCAAAACAAAAGCTAAGAAGACAACCTTGTTTATTTACAATAAAAAAACGATTGCACCCATTAAGGTGAAATCGTTTTGGAATGTTAGAATATGGCGGTCCCGACGGGAATCGAACCCGCGATCTCCTGCGTGACAGGCAGGCATGTTAACCGCTACACCACGGGACCACTGAAAAGAAGCAAAAAAAATAAAGCCTAGCAACGTCCTACTCTCACAGGGGGAAAC encodes the following:
- the tsaE gene encoding tRNA (adenosine(37)-N6)-threonylcarbamoyltransferase complex ATPase subunit type 1 TsaE is translated as MWKKEIKSVVEMENLAAKIGSYLRPPDVLTLEGDLGAGKTTFTKALAKAMGVTRTVSSPTFTIIKQYEGDYPFNHLDVYRLANSEEDLGWDELFYGDAISVVEWAQFIEEELPEHRLELVIHHTGPDSRRVECTPKGERFTRICEEIFT